The Verrucomicrobiota bacterium genome includes the window GAATTCATCCCCCAGATAACAAGCGTATCGTCCAACATTCCCCGGGATTCCAAATCCTTGATCAGGGCAGCGGACGCCTGGTCGGTCTGCTCTGGATTTCCTCTCACATTACCTGGGCATCCACTGTGAGCATCCCAATCAACCGATTGTCTTGGATGAATAGTTGAACAGCTTCATCCGGGCGCAAATGTATTTCTTCCGAAGGCATGCAGTTTTACGAATGATCAATGAAGTCGTTCCGCTCAAAAGGACCACTCCCCGCGGCAAGCCACGGAGTATCCCAAGGTCCTTTCGCCCCACCCTTCGGGCGGGATAGCACAACGACTGATGAAAGTTATTTTTGAAACCCCGAAGCAAGCAACGGGGAAAGTCTAAAGGATTCTATTTTCCCCAGGCGAGCACCACCGGATCCAGTGGAGCAATCAATTCGATCAAGGTTGCACGAGTCTGTGGGTGAAGCGGCGGAATTGGATGACGGCAAAATTCTGATTTTATTACTCCCCCTTCCACCATAGCAGCCTTTGCGGCGAGAAATCCGCATTGTCGGTTTTCATGGTTTATTGCTGGTAGCACCCGTGAGTAACATTCAACCGCTAATTGTCGATTACCTGAGAGATGTGCAGTGACGATGGGTTTGATATGATCCGGAATCAAAGCAGAGGTCATGGTGCCAGTTGCACCGGCATCCAGGTCGGCTAGTAGAGTGATCGCCTCTTCCCCATCGAAAGGCCCTTCAATTGCATCTCCCCCTGCTTGAGTCAAATTTCGCAATTTGTCCGCAGCTCTTGGACATTCGATTTTAAATAGCTTCACCATTTCAATTTCCATAGCCATCCGGACCAACAAAGGCACCGGCAAATCTACTCCCGATAGAGGCGCGTCCTGCAACATGATGGGTATGCCAACCGCTCCGACTCGCTGAAACTGTTCGAAGGTCTGCTGCGGAGTTCCTTTCAATAACGCTCCATGATAAGGGGCCATCATCATCACGATCGAAGCACCCAGCTCTTTAGCCAGTTTCGCTCTGGTAACGACAATATCGGTGGCAAAATGGCTTATAGTAACGATAACAGGAATACGACCAGCAACGTGCTCCAGACAAAGCCGCGTAAGCGATTCGCGTTCCTCGTCAGATATTAAAAACTGCTCCGAGAAGTTCGCAAGAATACAGATGCCATCGCAACCTTGGTCGATCATGCAGTCGAGTACACGACGCATTCCTTCATAATCAACCTCTCCATTCTCATTAAAAGGGGTTGGAGCGACGGGCCAGATACCAGTGTATGGTTTTAAATTCATAGTGCCAGATAACTCATTTTTTCAATGGTCGGGAAGCCTAAAGGAGTCGGGCTGACCTCTTGGGCTTCCCCCGGCCAACGATAAGGATGCCGTGACACACGGACGCGATAAATAAACTATTAGCGGTTATTCGCAGTATACATTTCGATAATCGCCTTCAAGCCGCTGGCCTCGAAACCGATCTCGCCGGTAAATTTCGTCAACGCGATCAGACCACCATCGATATTTGAAATCGCTGATAACATGGCGGCATTTTCTTCCTTCAGACCACCGCCGTAAACGACCGGCAACTCCTTGCCTAGCTTCGAACGGCACGTTGCTTTGACGAAGTCAGCGACAAACGCGATGTATCCAGAATCCGGAGGCGTTTTACCTGGACCAATTGCCCAACGCGGTTCATAGCCAATCGCCATATTC containing:
- a CDS encoding dihydrodipicolinate synthase family protein, whose amino-acid sequence is MNLKPYTGIWPVAPTPFNENGEVDYEGMRRVLDCMIDQGCDGICILANFSEQFLISDEERESLTRLCLEHVAGRIPVIVTISHFATDIVVTRAKLAKELGASIVMMMAPYHGALLKGTPQQTFEQFQRVGAVGIPIMLQDAPLSGVDLPVPLLVRMAMEIEMVKLFKIECPRAADKLRNLTQAGGDAIEGPFDGEEAITLLADLDAGATGTMTSALIPDHIKPIVTAHLSGNRQLAVECYSRVLPAINHENRQCGFLAAKAAMVEGGVIKSEFCRHPIPPLHPQTRATLIELIAPLDPVVLAWGK